A segment of the Bdellovibrio bacteriovorus genome:
TTTCCCACGACTAGTGCTGTCAGGGTTTTAGACACCTTTTGCATTCTTTTCCGTTACAGGCCTGTGGGTTGAGAAACCCCTCTGCCGAGGGCATCCTCACGGGCTATGCGTCTGAATAAAGCCTTCCTTATTGCCAGTTTGATCTTTGCAACGTCGGCCCACGCCAACAAAGGGGCGAATTGCGCTGATGGTTCCGTGGTACTGGGTTTTGCCGGGGACATTCTGGTTCACGATGCTCTTTATAAAAACATTCTGCCCAAACAGAACTTCACAAGTCTTTGGAACAAGGCCATTCCGTTGTTCAACAAAGCCGATTACATGACCGTGAATCTGGAAGGCCCGGCGGCCGTTGGTATCGACAAAGCCGGTCGTGATGTGGGCGATCAGGGTTTCACCTATGATCTGAACGTGTATTCGGGAACGAATTTTTCCTTCAACTTCCATCCGCAGATTCTGCGTGATCTGAAAAGTTCCAATATTGATCTGATCAGCACCGCGAACAATCATTCCTTGGACAGACAATGGCGGGGAGTCGATCGCACGATTGAGGCCGCAAAAAACATCGGCCTTTCCATAGTGGGCACAAGACCGTCTTACGCGCCGAATGAAAACTTCTATCACCTGACGGATGTGCGCGGTTATCGCATGGCCTTTATTGCCTGCACCGAAGCGACCAATGGGATTGCAGACACTAAGAACCAGGTTCTTTCCTGTTATGGCAAGTCCCAGCAGGTGGAAATATTGATTCGTCAGCTGCGCGCTCGTGGCGACATTGACGGCGTGTTCGTGCTTCCGCACTGGGGTGTGGAATACAGCCACAAGCCGGACAAATCACAAACAGCTTATGCCAAACGCTTTTTGGAAGCGGGCGCTGTGGCAGTGGTGGGATCTCATCCCCATGTCCTGCAACCTTGGGAAAGCTATCGCACCAGTGATGGTCGTTTGACGATGATTGTGTATTCTCTGGGGAACTTCCTGGCATTCCAGGCCGGGACCGAAAAGAAGACCGGCGCCGTTGTCTATCTGCAGTTGGGACGCGATGTGCAGGGCCGCACTCAGGTGCTGACATCCTATTACACGCCGACGTACCGCGATGGTTACACCGTTTATCCGATCAGCAGCAAAGGTTCCAAGGACGCGCTGAAAGAGGCCGCCCGTCATCTGGGTACGGTAAATCGTCTGGAGCCAGACCAGAAAATCCCGCGCTGCAATTAATTGGTATATGTACTGAAGGCTGCTAAAAAGAGCTGGCCAACTTTATGACAACCGCAAAGTTCTTCTTGCAGTACTGAATTGACGCACTTTTGGTAGTTTTAGGGTCTCGAGTAAATAACTTCTTTACCTTTAATTCTATAGCCGCAGCGGCAAGCAAAAATTGTTGATCATCGGCATCAACGTACTTGCCTAGGTCTGCCTTTTGGCCACCCGAAATCTTTACAGGTTTTAATGTTACTATCTTGTTGTTGTCGAGTAGAAACCTGTAAATAAGATCTTCTATCGCATTTTTAATAAGATACTCCTGCAATATTGCAGGAGTAACTCCAATTTTGAAATCAGAAGTGGCATCCGTTAACTTAATAAGGATTCGCAATGCGCCGTCTATTTCGGCGACTGGCGCGTCAGTTGCTGTGATATCCTTTTTTGAATCGAGAAGGACGTTAGTATCAAGCACAACTGTCATTTTTTTACACTCATCTTTGCGCGGAGAATGGCACTAATGTCTTCACTTGATGCTGAGAAGAACCCTTCTGGCCATCCTTCAAGATCGCCTGTTTCGGTAATTGAGACTTCGTCAAGAGTTGAGCCATCCTTTTTTTTGTTAACGTGGAAGAGCTTTATCTCATCTGGTGGCAGGGGAGACTTCTTTTGTGCAACTAACGAGCGCAAACGTAAAATTAGATGCTCGCTATGTGTCTCGATAAAGAGTTGGTGCCCTTCTTCTGCCATTTCGAGTAGTAGTTCGGCAATTTCTGCTTGTGCTTTTGGGTGTAAATGAAGTTCTGGCTGTTCAATTAATATCGCACCTTTATTTGAAAAGGCCTTAGCAACGATAATCGGTAATACTTGAGATACGCCATAGCCAGTGTTTGCTAAAGCCACGCTAGTTCTTAGCGTCGGATCAGTGCCTTTTAAAATATGGGCAGAAATGCCCTTCATCTTTTCAAGTTTTGTATTATCAATAAGTTCGAGACGCTCTCCAAGCCATTTGGTAATTACGCTGTTTAGTCTTAGTCTTTCGCTATTGGTACGAGTGTGACGTAGTAGAAAAGCTACAAGATTCGCAGCTTCTGAGTCAATTCTATCTGGATATCTGCCTTCCATGAGATAGATCGAACTCAGTGGAGCCCTTGATGGGCCGATATAGGTGATATTGGAAGAAAATGATCAAATCTGCAAGTTATCCAACTTGGCTTAGAGATAGAGCTCTTATTTTTGATGAAGCTAGCAGCTCCTCCGCTTTTCCCTTGAATTACAAAGCTTCTTCTTTGCGCTTTGTAGCCAGTCATTGTGCTGATACCAAGACGTAAATCATTTGCTTCGCCTTTAAGGTTTAGCGTCAATCGGTCATATGCGGGAGAGCTAGTGGACGAAAATGAAAGGTCAAACTTTATTGGATTGGAAATGTCGTTTTTGTGAACGACGTTTTCAAAAGTGCCTAGGTTAATACCGTTTCCGCTTAAGAGCATTCCAGTTTGTTCGCTTGGATCATACATTGTCTCACTCAGTAACGCTAAGGCGTGCAAGACGGTGGATTTTCCAGAGCTATTCTTTCCGACGAAAATATTGAGGGACCCAAGTTTAACCGGCGATTGATTGTCAAATGAAAGAAAATTGGAAATGCCAATCTTAGAGAGCCTAGTGTCAGAAGTATCTTTTTTCATATTAAAATCAAAACACGCAGAGCGTTCTTCGTCCAACAATATAAACACTTTATTGTATTATTGGGATATGGTAGGTCAAAGGTCGGGGGCTTCTTGAGACCATAGTTGAAGGAATTTTTGTTTTTAGCCTTGCCGAGTTGTGTTTCAATAGTGGCAGGAGATTTTATGGAAGCCACCACCGCATTCTGGCGTAAATGCAGTTCCTGCAAGAAGCCCATCAATTATGGTTCGAAATATTTCGTCTGCAGTGTTTCTACCTGCAATAACGAACGCACGGGCTATGTCTTTTGCAGTGTTCCTTGTTTTGAAACACATCTGCCAGGGGCAAGACACCGCGATGCCGGGGCCGTGGAAAAGGTTGCTCCCAAAGATGCAGCGGCCGCTGAAGAATCCCATCAGCGCGCTCCGGCCCGTATCATCGTCAAGTCCCCGACGGCTTCCACTTCTTCAGCTCCGGCGGGCAGTTTGGCCGCAGCTCCTCAGGAAGTTTTGATCATCGCTTCTCGTTTGAAGGACTATATTCAGGCGCGCTCTGAATACAACACTTCGGCTTCGGTGATGGATGTGCTTTCGGATCACGTGCGTATTTTGTGTGACCGGGCGATTGAAAATGCACGGGCTGACGGGCGCAAGACGGTGATGGATCGCGATTTCGAGTTTTTGAAAAAATAAAAGCACTGGTTTCGTTCCTGCAACTGAGACTACGGGTGTAATTCAGATACTTAACGAAATGGAGTTCTATGAAAAAGTTTATTGGTGCGCTTATTCTGGCAATGGGCTTTTCCTGCGCGGCCCAGGCTTCGTATGT
Coding sequences within it:
- a CDS encoding CapA family protein, with protein sequence MRLNKAFLIASLIFATSAHANKGANCADGSVVLGFAGDILVHDALYKNILPKQNFTSLWNKAIPLFNKADYMTVNLEGPAAVGIDKAGRDVGDQGFTYDLNVYSGTNFSFNFHPQILRDLKSSNIDLISTANNHSLDRQWRGVDRTIEAAKNIGLSIVGTRPSYAPNENFYHLTDVRGYRMAFIACTEATNGIADTKNQVLSCYGKSQQVEILIRQLRARGDIDGVFVLPHWGVEYSHKPDKSQTAYAKRFLEAGAVAVVGSHPHVLQPWESYRTSDGRLTMIVYSLGNFLAFQAGTEKKTGAVVYLQLGRDVQGRTQVLTSYYTPTYRDGYTVYPISSKGSKDALKEAARHLGTVNRLEPDQKIPRCN
- a CDS encoding AAA family ATPase; its protein translation is MEGRYPDRIDSEAANLVAFLLRHTRTNSERLRLNSVITKWLGERLELIDNTKLEKMKGISAHILKGTDPTLRTSVALANTGYGVSQVLPIIVAKAFSNKGAILIEQPELHLHPKAQAEIAELLLEMAEEGHQLFIETHSEHLILRLRSLVAQKKSPLPPDEIKLFHVNKKKDGSTLDEVSITETGDLEGWPEGFFSASSEDISAILRAKMSVKK
- a CDS encoding AAA family ATPase; this encodes MKKDTSDTRLSKIGISNFLSFDNQSPVKLGSLNIFVGKNSSGKSTVLHALALLSETMYDPSEQTGMLLSGNGINLGTFENVVHKNDISNPIKFDLSFSSTSSPAYDRLTLNLKGEANDLRLGISTMTGYKAQRRSFVIQGKSGGAASFIKNKSSISKPSWITCRFDHFLPISPISAHQGLH